A genomic segment from Candidatus Anoxymicrobium japonicum encodes:
- a CDS encoding 30S ribosomal protein S9 yields the protein MGTGRRKESVARVRLYPGTGEVKVNGKSLEIYFPNRRQCIEALAPLIHVELKGSYDVTAKLHGGGVSGQAGAMRLGIARALIEADEALRPDLKKGGFLTRDARMKERKKYGFKGARKKPQFSKR from the coding sequence ATGGGGACCGGTCGCCGCAAAGAATCTGTCGCGCGGGTTCGTCTTTATCCCGGTACGGGCGAAGTGAAAGTAAATGGAAAATCCTTAGAGATATATTTTCCAAACAGACGTCAGTGTATCGAGGCGCTGGCGCCGTTGATTCACGTTGAGCTGAAGGGCAGCTATGATGTTACCGCGAAGCTTCACGGGGGTGGGGTATCGGGTCAGGCGGGGGCTATGCGGCTTGGAATCGCCAGGGCGTTGATCGAGGCCGACGAGGCCTTGCGTCCCGATCTCAAGAAGGGTGGTTTTCTGACGCGGGATGCGCGCATGAAAGAGCGCAAGAAGTACGGATTCAAGGGCGCCCGCAAGAAACCGCAATTCTCCAAGCGCTAA
- a CDS encoding 50S ribosomal protein L13 has protein sequence MAYLKLTKNTYSARPGDIERKWRIVNADGQVLGRLATNIATVLRGKDKARYTPSMDTGDFVIVVNAEKVVLTGNKDLQKVYYHHSGYPGGLKETTAARMREEHPECIITFAVKGMLPDSRLGRAMLKKLHVYAGPDHPHEAQKPQPLEIKE, from the coding sequence ATGGCGTATTTGAAGCTGACAAAAAACACATACTCGGCAAGGCCGGGGGACATAGAGCGTAAGTGGCGCATCGTAAACGCTGACGGGCAGGTGCTGGGAAGGCTTGCGACCAACATAGCGACAGTGCTCAGAGGAAAGGACAAGGCGCGCTACACGCCCAGCATGGATACCGGCGACTTTGTGATAGTCGTAAATGCCGAGAAGGTGGTGCTGACCGGGAATAAGGATCTTCAAAAGGTTTACTACCATCACAGTGGTTATCCGGGCGGGTTGAAGGAGACTACCGCCGCGAGGATGCGTGAAGAGCACCCGGAGTGCATCATAACTTTTGCCGTAAAAGGAATGTTGCCAGATAGCAGGCTGGGGCGAGCGATGCTCAAGAAACTGCACGTCTACGCCGGGCCCGATCACCCGCACGAAGCGCAAAAGCCACAACCGCTGGAGATCAAGGAGTAG
- a CDS encoding phosphoglucosamine mutase, whose translation MPDPCCIIEVGGLLKKRFGTDGIRGEANRDLTPEVALRLGRAAVLALGDGDCRVVVGRDTRVSGFMLEDALTAGLLSQGASVMLAGVIPTPAIAYLTEELDATAGIVISASHNSFEDNGIKFFGPGGVKLPDEVENSIEERFESTATLSNPGTVGEVRSIEDAEDIYVDHLLECVNFDLEGYRVVLDCANGAAYRVCPRIFRTLGATVETVGAEPNGRNINFNCGSTHPELASGAVTTWNANLGFALDGDADRCICVDETGEVRDGDYVMSVVARYLKERDLLHPPLVISTVMSNLGFFRSLKESEIEIQQVQVGDRYVLERMVETGALLGGEQSGHIIFGEHASTGDGTLTALMVAGIVRDTGETLSCLAGTMKKYPQVLLNVRSKSGRRLKKDMALWATVEKHERELGDRGRIIVRSSGTEPIERVMVEAMSERKAHEVARAIADTILEELDHR comes from the coding sequence GTGCCTGACCCCTGTTGCATTATCGAAGTGGGAGGATTGTTGAAGAAGCGCTTTGGGACAGATGGAATAAGAGGGGAGGCGAACCGTGACCTTACTCCTGAGGTGGCGTTGCGCCTAGGCAGAGCGGCGGTTCTGGCGCTCGGCGATGGCGATTGTCGGGTGGTAGTGGGCCGGGACACGCGGGTGTCCGGCTTCATGCTCGAAGACGCGCTGACGGCGGGTCTGCTCTCACAGGGCGCTTCGGTCATGCTGGCGGGGGTGATCCCCACGCCAGCGATCGCTTACCTTACAGAGGAGTTGGACGCGACTGCGGGAATCGTGATATCCGCTTCTCACAACTCCTTCGAGGACAACGGAATCAAGTTTTTCGGGCCCGGTGGCGTCAAGCTGCCAGACGAGGTCGAGAACTCCATTGAAGAGCGTTTCGAATCAACCGCTACGTTGTCCAATCCGGGGACGGTTGGAGAGGTTAGATCAATTGAGGACGCTGAGGATATTTACGTTGATCACCTCCTCGAATGTGTGAACTTCGACCTCGAGGGCTATCGCGTGGTTCTCGACTGCGCGAACGGCGCGGCGTACCGGGTCTGCCCGCGAATATTCCGGACTCTGGGGGCGACAGTCGAGACTGTAGGGGCTGAACCGAATGGGCGCAATATAAACTTTAATTGCGGTTCGACGCATCCCGAACTGGCATCAGGGGCAGTGACAACCTGGAACGCGAATCTTGGTTTCGCCCTGGACGGGGACGCCGACCGTTGTATTTGCGTGGACGAGACCGGCGAAGTGCGCGATGGAGACTACGTGATGTCGGTCGTGGCGAGATACCTCAAGGAGCGCGACCTGCTCCACCCACCGCTTGTGATATCAACAGTCATGAGCAACCTCGGCTTTTTCAGATCCTTAAAGGAGAGCGAGATCGAGATCCAACAGGTCCAGGTGGGAGATCGCTATGTGCTTGAACGCATGGTCGAGACAGGAGCGCTTCTTGGCGGTGAGCAGTCCGGGCATATTATTTTTGGGGAGCACGCTTCGACGGGAGATGGCACGCTGACGGCTCTCATGGTGGCAGGCATTGTCAGGGATACCGGTGAAACACTGTCCTGTCTGGCGGGGACAATGAAAAAATATCCGCAAGTGCTCTTGAACGTGCGGTCGAAGTCGGGCCGCCGCCTCAAAAAGGATATGGCTCTGTGGGCCACGGTAGAGAAGCACGAGCGTGAGCTGGGCGACAGGGGGAGAATAATAGTTCGATCATCCGGCACAGAACCGATCGAGAGGGTAATGGTAGAGGCGATGAGCGAGCGCAAGGCGCATGAGGTCGCGCGCGCCATAGCGGACACCATTCTCGAAGAATTGGATCACCGCTAG